Proteins found in one Asterias rubens chromosome 12, eAstRub1.3, whole genome shotgun sequence genomic segment:
- the LOC117297683 gene encoding uncharacterized protein LOC117297683: MAADKLTIRIQSLTMKLFVFPSALDIKDKSTSQSSTHHEYPAENAVDGSVATFSQTANDGTDSNPWWQLDLGGEFWLGRITVMICKDSPCGAYFNGVTVRAGLSENYTENTECTSLVTSPSNGAVLEFLCDPPALAQYISMDKDQATPSGGGTILRITEVSVYEYASEECASQSVWRLRGSK, from the exons ATGGCAGCCGACAAACTGACCATCCGAATTCAATCACTAACAATGAAACTCTTCGTTTTCCCCTCAGCCCTGGATATTAAAGACAAGTCGACATCTCAGAGCAGCACCCATCATGAGTACCCAGCAGAAAATGCCGTGGATGGTAGTGTTGCAACCTTCTCCCAAACAG CTAACGATGGGACAGACTCCAATCCTTGGTGGCAACTTGACTTGGGAGGAGAATTCTGGCTTGGTAGAATCACGGTCATGATCTGCAAAGATTCACCATGTG GGGCTTATTTCAACGGAGTGACAGTACGAGCCGGCTTGAGCGAAAACTACACCGAGAACACCGAGTGCACTTCATTGGTAACATCTCCCTCTAACGGAGCCGTGCTTGAGTTCCTATGTGACCCACCCGCCCTCGCACAGTACATCAGCATGGATAAAGACCAAGCGACCCCTAGTGGGGGAGGGACAATTCTCAGGATAACTGAGGTTTCCGTCTATGAATATGCATCCGAAGAATGTGCAAGTCAAAGtg TTTGGCGCTTAAGGGGTTCTAAGTGA